A genomic window from Mesorhizobium sp. 131-2-1 includes:
- a CDS encoding macro domain-containing protein, whose product MQTIRGDLLQLALDGKFDVIVHGCNCQCQMGKGIALSIKQRFPEAYAADCATLKGDLAKLGSISVADIKRESRSFHVVNGYTQFHWQGKGVKADYHAIRKVMQAVKARFAGKRIGYPKIGAGLAGGDWQAIVSIIEDELAGEDHTLVEYTP is encoded by the coding sequence ATGCAGACAATTCGTGGCGATCTGCTTCAGCTTGCGCTCGACGGAAAGTTCGATGTCATAGTGCATGGATGCAATTGCCAATGCCAAATGGGCAAGGGGATTGCTCTTTCGATAAAGCAGCGTTTTCCCGAGGCATATGCTGCGGATTGCGCGACGTTGAAGGGCGACCTAGCCAAGTTGGGAAGCATATCCGTTGCTGACATCAAGCGGGAAAGCCGCAGTTTCCATGTCGTCAATGGCTACACTCAATTCCATTGGCAGGGCAAAGGGGTGAAAGCCGACTACCACGCGATCCGAAAAGTCATGCAGGCCGTCAAGGCCAGATTCGCTGGCAAAAGGATCGGCTACCCGAAAATTGGCGCAGGTTTGGCTGGAGGCGATTGGCAAGCTATCGTCTCAATCATCGAGGACGAGCTCGCGGGCGAAGATCACACGCTCGTAGAATACACGCCTTGA
- a CDS encoding ABC-type transport auxiliary lipoprotein family protein, whose product MRVDLTIWGQRGSRVTSVWARSVGLTSAAALLALSLAGCAALGAKPAPLDTFELSAPSIDAHGHSRRQILIAQPSALKALDSQNIVIRPSDLSIQYLKGAQWADRLPLIVQARLAETFQRSGSFAGVGKPGEGLAIDYQIIAEVRSFEVRVNGGEHAEVDLFVRILNDRNGEVRAAKSFSASAPVSGSGNAAYVGALDSAFGQAAKDIVRWTDSVI is encoded by the coding sequence TTGCGGGTTGATCTTACGATCTGGGGACAACGGGGATCGCGCGTGACGTCGGTTTGGGCAAGGTCGGTTGGATTGACATCGGCTGCGGCGCTGCTTGCGCTCTCGCTGGCCGGCTGCGCGGCGCTCGGCGCCAAGCCGGCGCCGCTCGACACGTTCGAGCTGTCGGCGCCGTCGATCGACGCGCATGGCCACAGCCGCCGGCAGATCCTGATCGCCCAGCCTTCCGCGCTCAAAGCGCTGGACAGCCAGAACATCGTCATCAGACCGTCAGACCTGTCGATCCAATATCTCAAGGGCGCGCAATGGGCCGACCGGCTGCCGCTGATCGTGCAGGCGAGGCTTGCCGAGACCTTCCAGCGTTCCGGCAGCTTCGCCGGGGTCGGCAAGCCGGGCGAGGGGCTGGCTATCGACTACCAGATCATCGCCGAGGTCCGTTCCTTCGAGGTCCGCGTCAACGGCGGCGAGCACGCCGAGGTCGATCTGTTCGTGCGCATCCTCAACGACCGCAATGGCGAGGTCCGCGCCGCCAAGAGCTTCTCGGCAAGCGCGCCCGTTTCGGGCAGCGGCAACGCCGCCTATGTCGGCGCGCTGGACAGCGCCTTCGGCCAGGCGGCGAAGGACATCGTCCGCTGGACAGATTCGGTGATCTGA
- a CDS encoding MlaD family protein, protein METRANYVIVGIFTLAAILAAFAFVYWTAAIGDKGETTLLRVRIPGSASGLGRGSFVLFNGVKVGDVRRVYIDVDNPTVAIADTEIDRMTPITKSTQADIGLAGLTGQANIELKGADPREPKLLDQAEKEGKVAEIVANPSAVTNLLQTAQNIFTRADKVLSDLEGFTHDVRGPLTDTVKNVQTFSDALAKNSDGIDKFLSSVSSLSDELKGVSGKLDGTLKAAEGLLNAVDKDKIKSIVANVDTVTGNLKETSKQFDTVINNVNTAVGSINDFAQKTQGTLDKVNGVLDGIDPAEVRTALANIQKASENANQAAADIAKVTNKFASRADDIDDTIKDAKQLAQRLNDASVRVDGILAKVDKLLGSGEANGVMADARDTLKSFKQVADTLNARLGTITDNLARFSGQGLQNVEALVQDSRRSINRIEEAVTDLSRNPQRILSGGEGEVRQYDGRVRR, encoded by the coding sequence ATGGAAACCAGAGCCAACTACGTCATTGTCGGCATCTTCACGCTGGCCGCGATCCTGGCGGCCTTTGCCTTCGTCTATTGGACGGCGGCGATCGGCGACAAGGGCGAGACGACGCTCCTGCGCGTGCGCATCCCAGGCTCGGCGTCCGGCCTCGGCCGCGGCAGTTTCGTGCTGTTCAACGGCGTCAAGGTGGGTGACGTCAGGCGCGTCTACATCGACGTCGACAACCCGACGGTCGCCATCGCCGACACCGAGATCGACCGGATGACGCCGATCACCAAGTCGACGCAGGCCGATATCGGGCTTGCCGGTCTCACCGGTCAGGCCAATATCGAGCTCAAGGGCGCCGACCCCAGGGAGCCGAAGCTGCTCGACCAGGCCGAGAAGGAAGGCAAGGTCGCCGAGATCGTCGCCAATCCGTCCGCCGTCACCAACCTCCTGCAGACCGCGCAGAACATCTTCACCCGCGCCGACAAGGTGCTCTCCGATCTCGAAGGCTTCACCCACGACGTGCGCGGGCCGCTGACCGATACGGTCAAGAACGTGCAGACCTTCTCGGACGCGCTGGCCAAGAATTCCGATGGCATCGACAAGTTCCTGTCCAGCGTGAGCTCGCTCTCGGACGAGCTGAAGGGGGTCTCGGGCAAGCTTGACGGAACTTTGAAGGCCGCCGAAGGCCTGCTCAACGCCGTCGACAAGGATAAGATCAAGAGCATCGTCGCCAATGTCGACACGGTCACCGGCAATCTGAAGGAAACCTCCAAGCAGTTCGACACCGTCATCAACAACGTCAACACGGCGGTCGGCTCGATCAACGACTTCGCCCAGAAGACGCAAGGCACGCTGGACAAGGTCAACGGCGTGCTCGACGGCATCGATCCGGCCGAGGTGCGCACGGCGCTGGCCAACATCCAGAAGGCCAGCGAAAACGCCAATCAGGCCGCCGCCGACATCGCCAAGGTCACGAACAAATTCGCCAGCCGCGCCGACGACATCGACGACACCATCAAGGACGCCAAGCAGCTCGCCCAGCGACTGAACGACGCCTCGGTGCGCGTCGACGGCATCCTGGCCAAGGTCGACAAGCTGCTCGGCTCGGGCGAGGCGAACGGCGTCATGGCGGACGCTCGCGACACGCTGAAATCGTTCAAGCAGGTCGCCGACACGCTGAATGCGCGGCTCGGCACCATCACCGACAACCTGGCCCGCTTCTCCGGCCAGGGCCTGCAGAATGTCGAGGCGCTGGTCCAGGACAGCCGCCGCTCGATCAACCGCATCGAGGAAGCGGTGACCGATCTCAGCCGCAATCCGCAGCGCATCCTGTCGGGCGGCGAGGGTGAGGTCCGGCAATATGACGGCAGGGTGCGGCGTTGA
- a CDS encoding ABC transporter ATP-binding protein — protein MATRNGTEAKETTENEIVLSVRDVTVALDDKVILDKLSLDITRGEILGFVGASGAGKSVLLRTILGLLHKQSGTIKLFGVDVEKASDIERLRIDMRLGVLFQHGALFSALTVQENVQVPMREYLDLPKKLMDELALLKIELVGLPPDAAQKFPSELSGGMIKRAALARALALDPDIVFLDEPTSGLDPISAAEFDELVVKLRDTMDLTVYMVTHDLDTLFTACDRVAVLGKKKVLVEGTIDDMLKSEEPWVKSYFRGKRARQLDLAARA, from the coding sequence ATGGCGACGCGAAACGGTACCGAGGCCAAGGAAACCACCGAAAACGAGATCGTGCTGTCCGTTCGCGACGTCACCGTCGCCCTGGATGACAAGGTCATCCTCGACAAACTGTCGCTCGACATCACCCGCGGTGAGATCCTTGGCTTCGTCGGCGCCTCGGGCGCCGGCAAATCGGTGCTTTTGCGCACAATCCTCGGCCTGCTGCACAAGCAGTCGGGCACGATCAAGCTGTTCGGCGTCGATGTCGAGAAGGCGAGCGACATCGAGCGCCTGCGCATCGATATGCGCCTTGGCGTGCTGTTCCAGCACGGCGCGCTGTTTTCGGCGCTGACGGTGCAGGAGAACGTGCAGGTGCCGATGCGCGAATACCTCGACCTGCCGAAGAAGCTGATGGACGAGCTGGCGCTGCTGAAGATCGAGCTTGTCGGGCTGCCGCCTGATGCCGCGCAGAAATTCCCATCCGAATTGTCCGGCGGCATGATCAAGCGCGCGGCACTGGCGCGCGCGCTGGCGCTCGATCCGGACATCGTCTTCCTCGACGAGCCGACATCCGGCCTCGATCCGATCAGCGCCGCCGAATTCGACGAGCTGGTGGTCAAGCTGCGCGATACGATGGATCTCACCGTCTACATGGTCACGCATGACCTCGACACGCTGTTCACCGCCTGCGACCGCGTGGCGGTGCTCGGCAAGAAGAAGGTGCTGGTCGAAGGCACGATCGACGACATGCTGAAAAGCGAGGAGCCGTGGGTGAAATCCTATTTTCGCGGAAAACGTGCACGGCAACTTGATCTTGCGGCGCGCGCATAG
- a CDS encoding ABC transporter permease, with the protein MLTIRKRDASGTAAKEPNGQPRIAVGEERGVLGCAFSGSWTTRTVALVDAEMRKIEKRSGFKTLALDLSQIEKMDTAGAWLIDRLVSAFEKKGVEVRMQGQSEIASILLGAVGDAVRREPESGPAGPPNIIIRALEAVGRRVYEMRDDFLASMNILGATIRGAQMKLGRGHAVNPAAIFNQIDRMGVGAIPVVVLMSAIVGAIVAQQGAYQLSYFGADIFVVDLVGVLILRELGVLMTAIMIAGRSGSAITAEIGSMKMREEVDALKVIGLNPIGVLVFPRLVALVIALPCLTIIANFAALGGGIIAAWLYSDIPPAAFIDRLRVAIDLSTIFAGLIKAPFMAMIIGTIASVEGMKVGGSAESLGQHVTASVVKSIFVVIILDGLFAMFYAAIEF; encoded by the coding sequence ATGTTGACCATCCGCAAACGCGACGCAAGCGGCACGGCCGCCAAGGAGCCGAACGGCCAGCCGCGCATTGCCGTTGGCGAGGAGCGTGGCGTTCTCGGCTGCGCTTTCTCCGGAAGCTGGACGACGCGCACCGTGGCGCTGGTCGACGCGGAAATGCGCAAAATCGAGAAGCGCAGCGGTTTCAAGACCTTGGCGCTCGATCTTTCACAAATTGAGAAGATGGACACCGCCGGTGCCTGGCTGATCGACCGCCTGGTCAGTGCTTTCGAGAAGAAGGGCGTCGAAGTCAGGATGCAGGGGCAGAGCGAGATCGCCTCGATCCTGCTCGGCGCCGTCGGCGACGCTGTCCGGCGCGAGCCCGAATCGGGCCCCGCCGGTCCGCCCAACATCATCATCCGCGCGCTGGAGGCGGTCGGCCGGCGCGTCTATGAGATGCGTGACGATTTCCTGGCCTCGATGAACATCCTCGGCGCCACCATCCGCGGCGCGCAGATGAAGCTTGGCCGCGGCCATGCCGTCAACCCGGCCGCCATTTTCAACCAGATCGACCGCATGGGCGTCGGCGCCATCCCGGTGGTGGTGCTGATGTCGGCCATCGTCGGCGCCATCGTTGCCCAGCAGGGCGCCTACCAGCTCAGCTATTTCGGCGCCGACATCTTCGTCGTCGACCTAGTCGGCGTGCTGATCCTGCGCGAACTCGGCGTGCTGATGACGGCGATCATGATCGCCGGCCGCTCCGGCAGCGCCATCACCGCCGAGATCGGTTCGATGAAGATGCGCGAGGAGGTCGACGCGCTCAAGGTCATCGGCCTGAACCCGATCGGCGTGCTGGTGTTCCCGCGCCTGGTCGCGCTGGTCATCGCGCTGCCGTGTCTCACCATCATCGCCAATTTCGCCGCCCTTGGCGGCGGCATCATCGCCGCCTGGCTCTATTCCGACATTCCCCCTGCCGCCTTCATCGACCGGCTGCGCGTCGCCATCGATCTCAGCACCATCTTCGCCGGCCTGATCAAGGCGCCGTTCATGGCCATGATCATCGGCACCATCGCCTCCGTCGAGGGCATGAAGGTCGGCGGCAGCGCGGAATCGCTTGGCCAGCACGTGACCGCCTCGGTGGTGAAGTCGATCTTCGTCGTCATCATCCTCGACGGGCTTTTTGCCATGTTCTACGCCGCGATAGAGTTCTGA
- the dgcA gene encoding N-acetyl-D-Glu racemase DgcA, producing the protein MARVISVESERFPIAGAFTISRGSKTEAEVITVTIGESGHAGRGECVPYKRYGETMDGVREAIEGMRGQLAGGIGRIALFDAMPAGAARNAVDCALWDLEAKLSGTPVADAICAAPPRALETAYTLSLGEPEAMAAQARANAARPLLKVKIGGDNDMARIRAVTEAAPASRIILDANEGWTDDNIVENLAFAAEHGITLIEQPLPAGRDGILSQIAHPVPICADESVHEAKGLEALVGLYDAVNIKLDKSGGLTEALVLRERARALGFRIMVGCMVGTSLAMAPAVLLAQGADFVDLDGPLLLARDREPGLVYQGSLVLPPDRTLWG; encoded by the coding sequence ATGGCGCGTGTCATTTCGGTCGAATCCGAGCGTTTCCCCATTGCCGGCGCCTTCACCATCTCGCGCGGCTCGAAGACCGAGGCGGAAGTCATCACCGTGACGATCGGTGAAAGCGGGCATGCCGGGCGCGGCGAATGCGTCCCCTACAAGCGCTATGGCGAGACCATGGATGGCGTGCGCGAGGCGATCGAAGGCATGCGCGGCCAGCTCGCCGGGGGCATCGGTCGGATCGCGCTGTTCGACGCCATGCCGGCGGGTGCGGCCCGCAACGCCGTCGATTGCGCCTTGTGGGACCTGGAAGCGAAGTTGAGCGGCACGCCGGTGGCGGATGCGATATGCGCTGCTCCGCCGCGGGCGCTCGAGACGGCCTACACGCTCTCGCTGGGCGAGCCGGAGGCGATGGCGGCGCAGGCCCGCGCCAACGCGGCGCGGCCACTGCTCAAGGTCAAGATCGGCGGGGACAACGACATGGCCCGCATCCGAGCCGTTACCGAAGCGGCGCCCGCCAGCCGCATCATCCTCGACGCCAATGAGGGTTGGACGGACGACAATATCGTCGAAAACCTCGCCTTCGCCGCCGAGCACGGCATCACGCTGATCGAACAGCCGCTGCCGGCCGGCCGCGACGGCATCCTGAGTCAGATCGCGCATCCGGTGCCGATCTGCGCCGACGAAAGCGTGCACGAGGCGAAGGGCCTCGAGGCCCTCGTCGGACTTTATGATGCCGTGAACATCAAGCTCGACAAATCCGGCGGGCTGACCGAGGCGCTGGTGCTGCGCGAGCGCGCCCGCGCGCTCGGCTTCCGCATCATGGTCGGCTGCATGGTCGGCACCTCGCTGGCGATGGCGCCGGCCGTGCTTCTGGCGCAGGGCGCCGATTTCGTCGATCTCGACGGTCCGCTGCTGCTCGCGAGGGACCGCGAGCCAGGCCTCGTCTACCAGGGATCGCTGGTGCTACCCCCCGACAGGACGCTGTGGGGTTGA
- a CDS encoding MFS transporter, with protein sequence MSLPPLSPEQLVKPRHFELRMSLIFATLFVSLGTHLPYFPLWLQAKGFHVGQIAVILAAPMFLRVVTTPLLTALADRARDRAHVYIALVAASMVLAAGYFLPPTYAVVLAVSLALTIVWTPHSPIADSLALSGVRRFGSNYTSMRKWGSISYLCANVVGGFILARTGAEAVPVIIFVALGAALVAGLLAPRLGRPRRASPLSATDIQHSAPKLLNAYFLYFTLGVGIITASHAYLYGFVSIYWKSIGISDTVVGLLWAWGVVSEVGMFLFFNRIFNSVSVVRVMLIAGIGSIVRWIAFPLIWPLGLGVAGFFGVQTLHAVSVAMVLIGLQKMIGETVSEERTGAAQGIAYFFNGFFMAVVTLASGWLYDRFGVDGFLAMIPIALIGLALIALAARSTPQRPVGG encoded by the coding sequence ATGTCCCTGCCGCCGCTCTCGCCAGAACAGCTCGTCAAGCCACGCCATTTCGAGCTGCGCATGAGCCTGATCTTCGCCACGCTCTTCGTGTCGCTCGGCACGCATCTGCCCTACTTCCCGCTCTGGCTGCAGGCCAAGGGTTTCCATGTCGGGCAGATCGCCGTCATCCTCGCCGCGCCCATGTTCCTGCGCGTGGTGACGACGCCGCTGCTGACCGCATTGGCCGACCGGGCGAGGGACCGCGCCCATGTCTATATCGCGCTGGTCGCGGCCTCGATGGTGCTGGCCGCCGGTTATTTCCTGCCGCCGACCTACGCCGTCGTGCTCGCCGTCTCGCTGGCGCTGACCATCGTCTGGACACCGCATTCGCCGATCGCCGATTCGCTGGCGCTTTCGGGCGTGCGCCGTTTCGGCTCCAACTACACCAGCATGCGCAAATGGGGCTCGATCTCTTATCTTTGCGCCAATGTCGTCGGCGGCTTCATCCTGGCGCGCACCGGCGCCGAGGCGGTGCCGGTAATCATCTTCGTTGCGCTCGGCGCGGCGCTTGTCGCCGGATTGCTGGCGCCGAGGCTCGGCCGTCCGCGCCGCGCCTCGCCGCTGTCGGCGACCGACATCCAGCATTCGGCGCCGAAGCTTCTCAATGCCTATTTCCTCTATTTCACCCTTGGCGTCGGCATCATCACCGCCAGCCACGCCTATCTCTACGGCTTTGTCTCGATCTACTGGAAGTCGATTGGCATCAGCGACACCGTGGTTGGCCTGCTATGGGCCTGGGGCGTGGTGTCCGAAGTCGGCATGTTCTTGTTTTTCAACCGTATTTTCAACTCTGTTTCGGTCGTCAGGGTGATGCTGATCGCCGGCATCGGTTCGATCGTGCGCTGGATCGCCTTTCCGCTGATCTGGCCGCTCGGCCTTGGCGTCGCCGGCTTCTTCGGCGTCCAGACGCTGCACGCGGTGTCGGTGGCGATGGTTCTGATCGGCTTGCAGAAGATGATCGGCGAGACCGTCTCGGAGGAACGAACGGGTGCTGCGCAAGGCATCGCCTATTTCTTCAACGGCTTCTTCATGGCTGTGGTGACGCTGGCGTCGGGCTGGCTCTATGACCGCTTCGGCGTCGACGGCTTCCTCGCCATGATCCCCATCGCGCTCATCGGGCTGGCGCTGATTGCGCTCGCGGCGCGCTCAACCCCACAGCGTCCTGTCGGGGGGTAG
- a CDS encoding UDP-2,3-diacylglucosamine diphosphatase: MFISDIHLGSKAAKADFLIDFLRHHDADIIYLVGDIVDGWRLRRSWHWPQSHNDVVQKLLRKARKGASITYIAGNHDEFARQFQGVHFGGIVVADRAIHETADGRRLLVIHGDQFDTVVHNQRWLAYLGDYAYDAAMMVNRVITKLRHLLGLPYWSFSSWAKVKVKKAVNFIGSFQTVLSEEARRSHVDGVICGHIHHAAIENYGDVQYINTGDWVESCTAVVEHFDGRMEILTWAHVLPEAPAGKDVLVPVNIKGRVVQAA, translated from the coding sequence ATGTTCATCTCCGACATCCACCTGGGGTCGAAGGCGGCCAAGGCCGACTTCCTGATCGATTTCCTCAGACACCACGACGCCGATATCATCTATCTGGTCGGCGACATCGTCGACGGCTGGCGGCTCAGGCGCAGCTGGCACTGGCCGCAGAGCCATAATGACGTCGTGCAGAAACTGCTGCGCAAGGCGCGCAAAGGCGCCAGCATCACCTACATCGCCGGCAACCACGACGAGTTCGCCCGCCAGTTCCAGGGCGTGCATTTCGGCGGCATCGTCGTCGCCGACCGTGCCATCCACGAGACCGCCGACGGCCGGCGCCTGCTGGTCATCCATGGCGACCAGTTCGACACCGTTGTGCACAATCAACGCTGGCTCGCCTATCTCGGCGACTACGCCTATGACGCGGCGATGATGGTCAATCGGGTGATCACAAAGCTGCGTCATCTGCTCGGCCTGCCTTACTGGTCGTTCTCGTCCTGGGCCAAGGTCAAGGTCAAGAAGGCGGTGAACTTCATCGGCTCGTTCCAGACGGTGCTGAGCGAGGAAGCGCGGCGCTCGCATGTCGACGGCGTCATCTGCGGCCACATCCACCATGCCGCGATCGAGAACTACGGCGACGTGCAATACATCAACACCGGCGACTGGGTGGAAAGCTGCACCGCCGTGGTCGAGCATTTCGACGGCCGCATGGAAATCCTGACCTGGGCCCATGTCCTGCCCGAGGCTCCGGCCGGCAAGGATGTGCTGGTTCCCGTCAACATCAAGGGCAGGGTGGTGCAGGCGGCGTGA
- a CDS encoding SDR family oxidoreductase → MDLGIRGKKAIVCASSKGLGRGCAIALAEAGCDLVVNGRNAELLAKTAAEIREKSGVKVIEIAGDVSKPEVQKALLAACPDPDILVNNNGGPPLRDFRTLDRGKILEGVTQNMVTPIELIQAVVDGMAKRGFGRIVNITSLSVYVPIPGLDLSSGARAGLTSFLAGVARTVVDRNVTINSLLPGKLDTDRLRGPHEAGTAEEPAAAAARKARISADVPAKRLGTPEEFGQICAFLCSVHAGYLTGQNIPVDGGLYVSAF, encoded by the coding sequence ATGGATCTCGGCATTCGCGGAAAGAAGGCCATTGTCTGCGCTTCAAGCAAGGGGCTGGGACGCGGCTGCGCCATTGCGCTGGCCGAGGCCGGCTGCGATCTCGTCGTCAACGGCCGCAATGCCGAGCTCCTGGCAAAGACCGCCGCGGAGATTCGCGAAAAGTCTGGCGTCAAGGTGATCGAGATCGCCGGCGACGTGTCGAAGCCCGAGGTGCAGAAGGCGCTGCTTGCCGCCTGTCCCGATCCGGACATCCTCGTCAACAACAATGGCGGGCCGCCGCTGCGCGATTTCCGCACGCTCGACCGTGGCAAGATCCTCGAAGGCGTCACCCAGAACATGGTGACGCCGATCGAGCTGATCCAGGCGGTTGTCGACGGCATGGCCAAGCGCGGCTTCGGCCGCATCGTCAACATCACCTCGCTGTCGGTTTATGTGCCGATCCCCGGGCTCGACCTCTCGTCCGGCGCGCGCGCCGGCCTGACCTCGTTCCTGGCCGGCGTGGCGCGCACGGTGGTCGACCGCAACGTCACCATCAACAGCCTGCTGCCCGGCAAGCTCGACACCGACCGGCTGCGCGGCCCGCATGAAGCCGGCACGGCCGAGGAGCCGGCGGCAGCGGCGGCGCGGAAAGCCCGCATCAGCGCCGACGTGCCCGCAAAACGTCTCGGCACGCCCGAGGAATTCGGCCAGATCTGCGCCTTCCTATGCTCGGTGCATGCCGGCTATCTTACCGGGCAGAACATTCCGGTGGATGGCGGCCTCTACGTCAGCGCGTTCTGA
- a CDS encoding NADP-dependent malic enzyme, with protein MDNENKKPARSDLDEAALYFHKHPIPGKLEIQATKPLGNQRDLALAYSPGVAAPCLEIRDDPATAADYTARANLVGVVSNGSAVLGLGNIGPLASKPVMEGKAVLFKKFAGIDVFDIEIDAPEIERMVETVAALEPTFGGINLEDIKAPECFEVEEQLKARMGIPVFHDDQHGTAIIVAAAVLNGLEFAGKTISDIKIVTSGAGAAALACLNLLVSLGAKVENIWVTDRFGVAYKGRLEEMDRWKDPYVKDTEARTLADVIPGADVFLGLSAAGVLKPELLQHMAPKPLILALANPNPEIMPEVARAARPDAMICTGRSDFPNQVNNVLCFPYIFRGALDCGASAINEEMKMAAVRAIAALAREEPSDVAARAYSGETPIFGPDFLIPSPFDPRLILRIAPAVAKAACDTGVATRPIADFAAYIDKLNRFVFRSGLVMKPVFSSAKASSAKRVIYADGEDERVLRAAQVVLEEGIAEPILIGRPHVIEVRLKRYGLRIKPGVDFGLINPEEDPRYRHYVDLLIELAGRRGVTTEAARTMVRTDNTVIAALALKRGDADAMVCGLEGRFERHLRNVTLIIGPRAGIKDRDLSTLSMLISQRGIIFLTDTHVSVDPTAEEIAEMTVLAAEEIQRFGIEPKAALLSHSDFGSRDSPSALKMRQAAAILARIAPELQSDGEMHADSALSEHLRQRVYPHSRLRGEANLLVFPNLDSANITLTALRTMMDALHVGPILLGTDKPAHILTPSVTSRGVVNMTALAVVEAAHKAQAVVNLG; from the coding sequence ATGGACAATGAGAACAAGAAACCGGCCCGATCCGACCTCGACGAGGCCGCGCTCTATTTCCACAAGCATCCCATTCCCGGAAAGCTCGAAATCCAGGCGACCAAGCCGCTTGGCAACCAGCGCGACCTGGCGCTCGCCTATTCGCCGGGCGTTGCCGCACCCTGCCTCGAAATCCGCGACGACCCGGCGACCGCCGCCGACTATACGGCGCGAGCCAACCTGGTCGGCGTCGTCTCCAACGGCTCGGCGGTGCTCGGCCTCGGCAATATCGGGCCGCTCGCCTCGAAGCCGGTGATGGAAGGCAAGGCGGTGCTGTTCAAGAAGTTCGCCGGCATCGACGTCTTCGACATCGAGATCGACGCGCCGGAGATCGAGCGCATGGTCGAAACGGTCGCGGCGCTGGAGCCGACCTTTGGCGGCATCAATCTCGAGGACATCAAGGCGCCGGAATGTTTCGAGGTCGAGGAGCAGCTCAAGGCCCGCATGGGCATCCCGGTGTTCCATGACGATCAGCACGGTACGGCGATCATCGTCGCCGCCGCAGTGCTCAACGGGTTGGAATTCGCCGGCAAGACGATTTCCGACATCAAGATCGTCACGTCGGGCGCCGGTGCGGCCGCGCTCGCCTGCCTCAACCTTCTGGTCTCGCTCGGCGCCAAGGTCGAGAACATCTGGGTCACCGACCGTTTCGGCGTCGCCTACAAGGGGCGTCTCGAGGAGATGGACCGCTGGAAGGACCCCTATGTGAAGGACACGGAGGCGCGCACGCTGGCCGATGTCATTCCGGGCGCCGATGTCTTCCTAGGTCTCTCAGCCGCCGGCGTACTCAAGCCGGAATTGCTGCAGCACATGGCGCCGAAGCCGCTGATCCTGGCGCTGGCCAACCCCAATCCGGAGATCATGCCGGAGGTCGCGCGCGCGGCGCGGCCGGATGCGATGATCTGCACCGGCCGCTCCGATTTTCCCAATCAAGTCAACAATGTGCTTTGCTTTCCTTACATCTTCCGCGGCGCGCTCGACTGCGGCGCCAGCGCCATCAACGAGGAGATGAAGATGGCGGCGGTCAGGGCGATCGCCGCCCTTGCCCGCGAGGAGCCGTCGGATGTTGCCGCGCGCGCCTATTCCGGCGAGACGCCCATCTTCGGGCCCGACTTCCTGATCCCCTCGCCCTTCGACCCGCGCCTCATCCTGCGCATCGCGCCGGCCGTCGCCAAGGCCGCCTGCGACACCGGCGTGGCGACCAGGCCGATCGCCGACTTCGCCGCCTATATCGACAAGCTGAACCGCTTCGTCTTCCGCTCCGGGCTGGTGATGAAGCCGGTGTTCTCGTCGGCCAAGGCATCCAGCGCCAAGCGCGTCATCTATGCCGACGGCGAAGACGAACGCGTGCTGCGCGCCGCCCAGGTGGTGCTGGAGGAAGGCATCGCCGAACCGATCCTGATCGGCCGTCCGCATGTCATCGAGGTCAGGCTGAAGCGCTACGGATTGCGCATCAAGCCCGGCGTCGATTTCGGCCTGATCAACCCGGAAGAAGATCCGCGCTACCGCCACTATGTCGACCTGCTGATCGAGCTTGCTGGCCGGCGCGGCGTGACGACGGAAGCGGCACGCACCATGGTGCGCACCGACAACACGGTGATCGCGGCGCTGGCGCTGAAGCGCGGCGATGCCGATGCCATGGTCTGCGGCCTCGAAGGCCGTTTCGAGCGGCATCTGCGCAACGTGACGCTGATCATAGGTCCGCGCGCGGGCATCAAGGACCGGGATCTGTCCACGCTCTCGATGCTGATCTCGCAGCGCGGCATCATCTTCCTGACCGATACCCATGTCTCGGTCGATCCGACGGCCGAGGAGATCGCCGAGATGACGGTGCTGGCGGCGGAGGAGATCCAGCGCTTCGGCATCGAGCCGAAGGCAGCACTGCTGTCGCACTCGGATTTCGGCTCGCGCGATTCCCCCAGCGCGCTGAAGATGCGGCAAGCGGCGGCGATCCTGGCTCGCATCGCGCCGGAATTGCAGAGCGACGGCGAGATGCATGCCGACTCGGCCCTGTCGGAGCACCTGCGCCAGCGCGTCTATCCGCATTCGCGGCTGAGGGGCGAGGCCAATCTGCTGGTGTTCCCGAACCTCGATTCGGCCAACATCACGCTGACGGCTCTGCGCACCATGATGGATGCGCTGCATGTCGGGCCGATCCTGCTCGGCACCGACAAGCCGGCGCATATATTGACGCCGTCGGTGACCTCGCGCGGCGTCGTCAACATGACGGCGCTGGCGGTGGTCGAGGCGGCGCACAAGGCGCAGGCGGTCGTCAATCTGGGCTGA